The genomic stretch TCTTTGTCCTTCTTGATTGCTTCATTTGTTGTACCATTCGtagtctagagagagagagagagagagagagagagtcagagagagaagcaaagcaagagaagaaatctATGGAACTCTGCCTCGACACCATAGGTACATAGGTAAACTACATGATCACCATCTCTCTTTATTTGCATTTGTagtgtgttttttctttctttcattcatcTCATACAAAAATACTGCAGTTTCTGGACTTTTTGTCTCTCTTATTTATCATGTTTTGCTTGTGTTTCTTATGCTTGCTTGATTTTGCTTATGTTTTCTCATCTGGGTCACCCTTTGACTTCCTTGAACTTCAATTTACATTTGCATCATCTATCGTAATCTTTGTAAAGTTTATTGTTTTACTGGGTTCCCCATCTGGGTTTTCTCAGTTTTGGTATCCTTCTTCTCTCAGGCATCTTCAATTTGCCTATCTCGCTGTTCTTTGTCCTTCTTGATTGCTTCATTTTTTGTACCATTCGTAGTCTTCCTTTTGCATTTACGTGTTTGCTTCCATTTTACAGTTCCTTTATACCTTGGCTTCCCTTCCCTGCCTTGGTTTTGATTTCTTCCTGCTGAATAGCCATCTctttggatttgattttctctctttgattcCATtgctcccccccccccccccctctttcTAGATTATTCACCAAATCTCCCAACTTTCCCTggtttttcatttatttatcaaaaatttcCCTGTTctagttctctctctctctctctctcttatgaTGTTTAAATTAGCCCAGGATGCTGATATTTTGTGATTATATTTGTCTATTCAATTGCAGTCCTTTTTCACGGTTGATCCAATGGCAGTAAAAAAAGTTAACATTTAAATTTAGGAACTTGCTGTTAAATTCCATAAGATGAAGTGTTTCTACTACTTTAAGGACAAATCCAGAGGCAGGGAACGAAGATCAGCACCACAGTTGAAAGAGCAAGGAAAATCTGATTATTCTGGAGCTGATAGGGTCACTAAGTCTTCATGGTCTGTCTCTTCCACGCGTAGTATACCGGAACTGTATGAGGAGAAGGCTCATAATTTGCGCGTTTTCTCATACTCAGAGCTCAGACAGGCGACAAATAATTTCAATAGGCTGCTTAAGATTGGTGAAGGTGGATTTGGGAATGTGTATAAAGGTTCAATCAAGCCTGCTGAGGGGAATGGCGATCCAATTATGGTTGCCATTAAAAAGCTCAATAAAGATGGCTTACAGGTATGAGATTGGACTTCTAAGAATATTGTTTGACAATATGATGAGGTATATTCTTTTAATGTGTGTAAGAATAGTGTTGACTGTTGAGTTCATGCTCAATATAAATGATCAAATGGTCTATAGAATAATGTTGAAATATTGTTGACTTGGTTTTACACATTCTATAGGGATgtgttttgattgttttttcaTAGACCTAAGGGCAGTagtggataacatgaacttcaatgtgtatatatatatatatatatatatatattggatgaaTGAATATTGTATCACCACAAAACCTCGGATTACACGACACTCCAGTAGCCAACTGGAACAATAAAAGCTTTACaaaccaaaacaacaacaacaactaaaTCAACCTAACCACATTCTATCTTCCTCAGCAATGTGAGAACTTTAACAAAACAATGACAGTAAACTATCAAAATAGAGCAACAAACCCAACCTAACTTCCCTATCAATACAAAACATTATGTACTATATGTTAGAGTATACCATGgagttcaagaataatagtcacagtATAAGACTATTATTGACTTACAGTTGAAAAATATCACAGCTAACCAAGCTAGagtagaagtctatttgtattcaacatgattatcttataaataggagcatgttatattgtaaatattatccagagaaataagagcttaatgcagccttagggcttgatcttgtggatgtaggtcatagaccgaactaCACATATCTCTGTGTCTTATTATTTCCGCATTATAAATTCTTTTACTATACCCCCATTTACTACAAATCTCTACATTCAAATCATTTTTCCTAAACTTCCCGTTACCTCTAATTCGGCTTCTCACCTCACATCCCAGACAATCCTCTGTATCAGCCTTTCCTATGTTTTTGGTTGATTGCCATGCCGAATGTCATTTCTTTGTCTCCATAAGTGATACATAGCAGCACTCCATGACCACGAACTTCAATATCGTACCGTATCTAAATAACATCCATCGCTGCTCTTTGTCTGTTGTCCTTACCACTGATCCACTCTTTTGCTGGTTGTCCAAATGGTTTGTCAGCATTGTTGCCACTGTAAATGTTTCTCCATTGATCCTGCAACTGTGTAACTTAGAAGGcttattgctttctttttcttcccacTTTAAGACTCCCCTACATTGaaatttcgattacttattgaaaaaaaaaatcttataaaacTGGTTCAATTTGAGTCCCAGAGAGTCAGAGACACAACTCATTATCAGTTAGTGCTTCTATTCTAGTAAGGCCTGTAGGATTCCTTTTCAGGCAATAATGCTGCTTCTTGATCTACTGAACTGAAGCCTGAATTATTTTCCAAGAGGAAGGTTTCCTGAAGTCCAACGATTGTCTCTTTTTGGACAACTGGTACATATACaggtttcaaaatttgattGGTGTATAGAATGAAGGATTTGGAATTAGGATTCTATATGTATTTAAGTAGCTCTAATCACATGGTAAAGCAGATTATTTcagattttatcattttgtaCATCTTCGGAAACACAGTATTCAGCTAGCAGAAAAGGTTTTAGAACCATAGACTGTTGTGTTTACTTACTAAttatactttttatattataacttgtcacaaaagcttaagctgataggaagaagtaaatttaattatttaatcaatacttcaaCACTCCCCTTACATGTGGGCTCGaacttccttttaataggtgaggctcaACACATGGaatactttaattaaatggggggtgaatgatggagtcaaggttcaaactcaagacATTTGACTCtcataccatgttaaatcaccgcttgtcccaaaagtttaaactaattggaagaagtaaatttcattatttaatcaatattttaacaatactAAAGGGTGAAAAATTATGTGATGAGATGAATGAGATGTGTGATTAGCAAGcctttttccttaattttcctTCTCAAGACGCCatacctcaaaatttaaaataaaagaaaaaggaaaaaagaaccaTCTATTTGTCCGCACGCAAACACACTTCAAAAAAAGCCTGTTTGTGCTTGAACTTGATGAAAGATCTTATTTCCTCTCTCTTAttcttcttgtttctttctATAATCGCAGTTATTTTTCCTTGATTTTAACTGTGATTATAAGGATTTTGATTTCCTGAATGGATAATGTTCTATAATTCTCTCTTTGCCAATATAGGGCCACAAACAATGGGTGTCAGAAGTTCAATTTCTTGGTGTTGTGGAGCACCCAAATCTCGTTAAACTCATAGGATACTGTGCTGTTGATGGTGAAAGAGGGATCCAGCGATTGCTTGTATATGAATATATGCTGAACAAAAGCTTAGACGATCATCTTTTCAACAAGGCATATCCAGCTCTTTCTTGGAAAACGAGATTACAGATAGTACTGGAAGCAGCTCAAGGACTACTTTATCTGCATGAAGGATTGGAAGTTCAGGTTCTGCTCTGAAAAAATTCCACTTATTGTTTTAGTTATTCCATACAAATGTCTATAGTGATACAATTTTTTTCCTCTGAAACATAACCTTGGTTCTTTGCACTCCCCAACCTGTTAGCCTGATGTTATAGGTGCTGCAGCTTCTTGGCATTTTGATGGTTTCAGTATCACCTTAGTTTACCATTCTTGTCAACTGTATGTTTTTTTCTGTTTCCAAtcaagcagttttttttttttttttttttaagtaatcgaAATTAAAAGCGAAAAGCGCaataagaagtatacaagagaaacacctagctaAAAGGAGAAAATCACTTCATAGAGACACTTGCAGTATGGTGCTCCCTTACTGGTTGATTGGACCTCCTTTATTAGCTTCTTATCCTTTTGAGTTTTTGGAAATACATGCCTTTTAATAGAATGTTATTGTATACATTTAAATTATAGTTTGCTTTCTCAAACCTCCATATTGAGTTAATATGAAAATCACGTCCATCAACTTGTCTTTTCCTTATCTAAAAAGcatattttgctttttgattAGGCAAGCACTATAGCTTATGTATTCTTCTTTTAATCATTTCTCtctttgctctctctctctttgctaCAATAATTTCTCTCTGTTCTCTCTTGGTGgcttaaaaaaacaataaaaaaataaataatggaaaataatatttcaagaaaatatagagAATGTAATAGAAATTCTGTTGgagtttgtattgaaaagtagCAGATAAAGTAGAAAATGATGCGTAGCAGATAAAGTAGAAAATGATGCTTTTCTATTAGCTAAAATGCATAACATTACTGGAGATACTCTAAGAGAAGATCTTGACCAATTAGCTTTTAGATCTCTGAACCCATATCTATATAATAATTACCCTTGGTGGATGTGAGTGAAAACTTGATGACTGATACAGGTTACTTTTTCTGGTCGATTGCAAAAGCTAGCAGCTTTTACATCCCTCACTGCCTTTTGATGATGTTATCATTTATTGCAatagaaatttcaaaatatttgataaagAGCTCAGTCATGAAGGAGCATTCAAAGATGGTATGTGGCAAGCATTGTTGCCCAATCAATTCTACTTCATGCCTTCTATTACACCTTCACAACATGCCGTGTTCAAGATTCAACTTTGCTCTTCATCATTGTCAACCTAACATGCATTATGCTCATGCTGAAGGTAATATTTCGAGATTTCAAGGCATCCAATATCTTGTTGGATGAGAATTTCAAACCAAAGCTTTCGGACTTTGGGCTTGCTAGGGAGGGACCAGTGGATGGGAGAACTCATGTTTCAACAGCTGTAAGTGTTGTGTGCACTTGTTTTTGTTAGCATTTTAGGTAGCATCACTAATAACAAGGAAAAAAATCACTTCATAGAATTGTTTCTTTAATCAGGGCACACTATGCTCAGACAAACAGGaaaaaaaggggagaaaaaaCCTAGTAGATAATACTACAAATCATGTTATATATCCTTTTAATACAGGAAAGGATTAAAATTTCTGTAATTGAAGTGGAAATGATCGTGTAAAATTCAAGAATGAATTTGTGTGAGACCAGCAAGGTGTGTTTGAGAGAATTAAAAATACCTTATAGAAACCTATCTTGTCATGTTGGATTTGTTTTAAGCACAAAactttttatgtattttgaagATACTAATGGTTTTAGAAGAAAATTCAGGTTCCATTGGAACAACTGAACTAAAAAAATGGGAGATTGTTGTGGTGCTCATTAGGAAATTTTTGGTGATCAGGTGGTCGGAACATACGGGTATGCTGCTCCAGATTACATCGAGACGGGTCATCTGACAAGTAAGAGTGATGTGTGGAGTTTTGGTGTGGTATTGTATGAGGTTCTTACAGGCAGGAGATCATTAGAAAGAAACCGCCCAAAGGGAGAACAGAAGCTTTTGGAATGGGTGAAACAGTACCCTGCTGAGGGTAAAAAGTTCAACTTGATGATGGACCCTCGACTGGAAAACCAGTATTCTAGCGGTGCAGCTCGAAAAATTGCCCTGTTAGCTGAGAATTGTTTACTAAAGAGCGCAAAAGAACGGCCAACGATGAGTAAGGTGGTAGAGAGATTGAAGCAGATAATCCAACCATCCGAAGAAGATAACCCGTCTGAGAGAAGTCCGGAGTCCTTCGAAAACGAGACGGTTGACTCGGATAAGACGACGAAAAAGATAGAGCCTGCAGAGTCGTGGAAAAGGCGGATGAACCAACTGGAAAAACTGGGTGAGAATGTGGAGGGTGCAAATAGAAGAAGATTTATGATCATGCAGAGGGCCGTAGTGAATTAATAGCTGTACGCCTTGCAATGTTTCATTTATGAAGGTGTGCAAAGTCATAGGGAGACACTGCTAGTaaggtagaaattttttttttttttttttgtacaggTTTTGTATTGAGACATTTTTATGACAGGCTtatgtttccttttcttcttccatagCTTCTTCGGCATATGATATGCTTTTCTGAATCATTATTAATGAATTGTTTTGCGAGAATtagtaaaaagaaagaaaaaactaatATGAATGAAAATAGTGCCTGAAGATCCAATTATCAAAGTGAAAGAACATTGCCTTTGTGCTACATTTGTCCTTTTCtgataagtaacaaaatttattagaagaaaaaagaatttgtgCACAAGATGATTGAAATACATCCTCTCAACAAATTACAATAAATTTCGAAAGAGAATTGAAATCTAAGAAAGAATGATACTCTATGCTTTCCAAAGAGCATAACATAAGAAAATGGTATTGCGGGAGACTCCATTCAGCTCTGCATCCGTTGAAAGTAGGATGCTTCTCTTTCATCAAATTGTTCAAATAATGCGCAGAGGAACCCCCCAACTATCACAATCTTGAGGCATCGCCCAATGTgcaccaaataagtataaaTCCGATGACCATAATTCTCTGCTACAACGCAATGAAGGAGATGATGGTCCACAGTGCAATTCTTAATATTCAGAAGCCACATAAGTCCTCCCAATTATCATTTCAATTGAGTAAACGACAATTGAAATCATGGTCACTTTCAATCTTGGGGTTAAGAAGAAAGTAGGAAGTTCTCAAGCCATTGCACAAAGGAAATGGGTGGTtgcaaattcaaaatttaagttTAATCATGATCTGAAGCTTGTAAGCTTATAGCTGGTGCACTTCAGGGAAAGGTGTTCAATATTCAGATTCCTATTCAATACACAAAGTCATTTGAAGACAAGGATGTCAAAACACTTATTTCCCAAgcaatttgaagtttgaaccatgaaaaaaaaaatcaatgtcaCAAACTATAAAGTGTATCATACTCTGCCAAGTCAAAATGTTAGTAATATGTCAGCTTCTTTTGGCTGGACAAAAGGTCATGTTGAAGTTCTATCAGTCATATAAGCTACTTACCACGCAAAACCTCTGCACCACTTTGACAACAAACTTCCCATAATAACCCCCTCCATGCCGAAAAACAACTACAGTAAATCAGGCAAAGAAATGTAAGTGCAATGTTAATTGACTGTTTGCTAGTTCCAAAAATATACCACCATTTTACCTAAGAGGAATAATTCAGCAGCAATGTTCATTGCTGTAAAGTCGGCCATTTgctaaaaaaaacactttaaccCATTGTTGTTTATCAGCTCCGAGGGCCTGCTAAGACTTTGTAATTCATTTGTGGTTCCATGTTGATTGAACTTTCTTGCTTCCCATTCAAACTAGACTAGTGAACTCCCCTTTGCATTCAACCATAAGAAATTCAGGCTGGGATACCGGCCAAAAAGCACAATGGAGAGAGTACCAGACAAAAGGCCAATACCAAAACAGGAAAAGGTAAGCACCAGCTAGTACTTCAATAGACCAAAACAACTCAACTGAACAAGACGTTATCCTTCAACATTTTTGCTGGTCAGATAAATTCTTTTCAATTGCTCTACTCTATCTAGGGCCAATTCATCTGTAAATCACCAGCCACCGTCTTTTTCATTGTCTTTACCCCATCTTTAGTGGCAATTCCTTTCTCCCTGTAGTGCAACCAGTTGTAGTGGAGTTACTCTCCACTGAAACCATCTAAACCCAATGTTTTTCCCTAATTGACGCTGCTTCTAACTTCTCATCACcacaaaattcataaaaaagcCCTAGTTCCTTGAGAATGCATGTACCACACTCATGATTGCATAAGATTATGATCACAAGAATTGAACTGCTATCTTTAAGCCAACTTTCAGGGCCCACCAAAACCACTTTCAATTAGTTTAAGAGGATTCTGGATTGTTTCTTTGTGAGGATTATTTCTATGCAAATAATCATATGTAATGTACATGAGGAAATCCAGAAACAGGCTCTTTGCAGATGTTCCTCTAAAAAGTTCCGCATCTTCTTGTTGTATATTATGGTAGGCTTTGTCCATTATTCTATAG from Corylus avellana chromosome ca1, CavTom2PMs-1.0 encodes the following:
- the LOC132176247 gene encoding probable serine/threonine-protein kinase PBL19, which translates into the protein MKCFYYFKDKSRGRERRSAPQLKEQGKSDYSGADRVTKSSWSVSSTRSIPELYEEKAHNLRVFSYSELRQATNNFNRLLKIGEGGFGNVYKGSIKPAEGNGDPIMVAIKKLNKDGLQGHKQWVSEVQFLGVVEHPNLVKLIGYCAVDGERGIQRLLVYEYMLNKSLDDHLFNKAYPALSWKTRLQIVLEAAQGLLYLHEGLEVQVIFRDFKASNILLDENFKPKLSDFGLAREGPVDGRTHVSTAVVGTYGYAAPDYIETGHLTSKSDVWSFGVVLYEVLTGRRSLERNRPKGEQKLLEWVKQYPAEGKKFNLMMDPRLENQYSSGAARKIALLAENCLLKSAKERPTMSKVVERLKQIIQPSEEDNPSERSPESFENETVDSDKTTKKIEPAESWKRRMNQLEKLGENVEGANRRRFMIMQRAVVN